CAGGGCCGCGCCCATGGGGTCGGGGCAGCGGAACTCGCCGGCCGCCACGCCTTCGGCGATCACTTCGGCGATGGCCGCCTTCCACCGCTTGTCGAGATCCCGGGTGACCTCCCGCAGCGCGGGTTCGCGCAGCGCCGCGGCCCAGCCCTCGATCCACAGCCGCCAGCCCTTGGCCTGGCCCGTCGGCGCGTACCAGCGCACCGCCGACCGCAGCCGGCGCAGGGCCGTCGTGCGCCGGCCGAGCAGCTTGCCCAGATGGGCGAGGTCGCTCTCGGCGGCGTACGCGAACGCGGCGGCGACCAGCTTCTCCTTCGTGGAGAAGTGGTACAGCACCAGCGCGTTGCTCACACCGAGCGCGGACGCCACATCGGCGATCCGCACCGCCGCCACGCCCCGCGCCTCGATCTGCTCCACGGCGGCACGCAGCAACTCCTCGCGCCGCTCCGCCACGCTCAAACGCACTCTGGCCACCCGGTCACCCTAACGGGCCGCGTCCGGGCGGTTGCCGGGCGGTGACGTCCCCGTCAGCGGTACGTCCCGTAGCGCTCGGCGAGCAGCGGCAGCCGGTCCGCGGCCACCGCGTGCGCGGCGGCACGGGGCGTGCTGCCGTCGGCCTCCG
This region of Streptomyces chromofuscus genomic DNA includes:
- a CDS encoding TetR family transcriptional regulator C-terminal domain-containing protein, which encodes MARVRLSVAERREELLRAAVEQIEARGVAAVRIADVASALGVSNALVLYHFSTKEKLVAAAFAYAAESDLAHLGKLLGRRTTALRRLRSAVRWYAPTGQAKGWRLWIEGWAAALREPALREVTRDLDKRWKAAIAEVIAEGVAAGEFRCPDPMGAALRLTALLDGLAVQMTSYSGAVSRARAQEWVDEALGRELGLAETTTPRHG